In the Coffea eugenioides isolate CCC68of unplaced genomic scaffold, Ceug_1.0 ScVebR1_2635;HRSCAF=3700, whole genome shotgun sequence genome, GGCTTCATACTGTTGCAAACGACGTCGAACTCTTGCAAGTGCTTGTagggctcctcacctggtaGACCATGGAAAGATGGCAAGagatgaattagaccagattttagttcaaagggagtgtcatcatttaaatgtggaaaagtaatgcacaagggctgctgatttaaatcaggagcagccaactcccttagtgttcgtGCATTTGCCATAGTGACTTCCTCTTGGtctgaatcacttgaattgtcaCCAGACAAATTTGTCGGCTCAACCTCTGGATCAAGTTCCTGAGGTGCAATATCGTATTGCTCCTCCCTGAGCCGCCTGGTTTCTTTTCTCGTTCTacgcgcggtcttctctacttcagggtcgaaaattaattcgcctgtacgagaagagcgaggcataaactagaaaaataccagaaaaaaaatgaacttaaaaagaaacaaatgattaacgccagtccccggcaacggcgccaaaaattgacaggtgtcgagcctgtgcaataataaatacctactcgagaaaaatgaattttctgtgtatagtagtgagtagggtcgaatccacagggactgggaaaaaTTCGATTTTTTTCAAGTTCgggacacgggggatttttatcagaaataaactaaaaattaaacaatttaactaaaaataattaattaattaatacaaatttaaatagcaatcaaataaataataagtaaattctagccaaggatacaactacgcagacacagtccattcatcttatcattgatgcaaagaaggttcacttaattttattaataggctagttatagtcgccgaaaaactctaacgaccagcttttccttaatttattgataaccaaggtacgaccgttgattacctctaaccaggaaatactcctaggtacgaccgtaggaattaatttcctaattgcattaaaaactagaaaagcctaacccaaattaataacacgctacgagggttatttaaatcagattgcatgttctcctagtatgtgaaaatactagttgtcactaatattaaccgactaaacaattacggatttaattgattaatttgacaggagattaataagtcaaattgcacatcgggcccttgatatccaactaacaaaataatcccatggaaattaaaatagaaaacatgcaaatattaacaaattaaggaacacgtaaaattaattagatctcacagatatttgggactgcgtcttcgcgttgatccttgactagatgagaaaattagccacgcctcataagaaaattcCCACGCAATTTAATTGAACTCAAAGACATTTATCTCTTACTAATAATTGAAAATAAGAATTGTATTCTCTGTAGTCTAATACAATAAAAATAGTTTCATGGAAGAGACGGAAGAAAACAAGACACGCAAGAAATCTTCACCCCAAAACTAAAACTTCTCTGCCTAGacggaagagaagaagaaaaactgaCTCTGGCCAAATGTGCGGCTTCCCCCATAAAACACACCAATTCCAAACTTCACTCTCCGCTGACCAAAGAAAACATTCCTTTCCCTACCTAATCAACTCCaccgaaaacaaaagcaaaggcTACTTTTCACAAAGGCACCGTGAATCAAGAAAGGAAATGGTCTTTACACAATGGTCAAGTCTTCGCGGTCCCCACCTAATTGAGATGTTGGCCAGCCAAATTGAATTCCCAAATGCAATTCCATTCTTTCTCGTTGGTTTGCACCAGAATTGTGTAAAGCTTCACAATAATCTTCTCAAGAGGTTTCTGCtccaatttctgaaattatatccaaataccaaatataaatatatattgacatttaaagcaaattaaagcaatatttggcaaggataaaaaggaatattaacaataaaattactaacaattaacaccttaTCCACCTTCAACTTTTTTGGATCCATCTTAGCTCTTACCCTAATTCACTATGGAACATGCGCAGCTTACAAGCATTTCAATGACAGCTAAATTTCAAACTCGCAAGATTGCACAAGGAGGGAACATTTGTTAGATAAACGAAACGTACACCGCAATGATTCACACAGAGTTCGAAAAAGTTCAGCAACTTTGCTTGGAAGGAAAGAGAATCTCACAATCAAATTCGAACCGACAAAATCCCAACTAACCGAATTAAAACGTCGTTCGCATCCAATTAGAAATTCCggtatgtttatttctttaaacaTTTGGCATTTCCAttgtttttcaaatattatCTCATAATTGTAAATTCATTGATTAATTGCTGTTTATTTAGTCTTTCGACTTTAAATAGAAGATGCAATGTTAGGTATTGGTCATCGTTTTAGACTCATTTTCTCATGATTCAATAACAACTATTATGGCCATAGtaaacataaaaatttattttatagtCAGAGCAATAGATTGTCATCACTGTTTTATGTCATCTTTTTTCCTATGACACAAGTATTGGTATTGACTTTTAATAGAACCAAATTCCCTCTAGATACAAAAATGATGAATTTGATATGAGAAATTTCTACGATAGAAATTTACATTTTCAGATTGTTTGCGACTTAGTTAGGATAATTGGATGTTCGATATTATGTATAGTATTTGATATTGTCATGATGACAATTTGCGTACCTTTAGGCcaaaagagttttttttttttttttttttttttttttttcaaaaattgtaGTCTTTTATTGATGAGAATAATTGTTACACACAGAGAAACATCATTTTGAAGTACATGATCGAACTATAAAGACAGCAAATGAACCAGAGATGTTTGGTGCTTTGTTGAAAAGCAAAGTAGCTCCAATTCTCCTTAATCCTCAGCCCTTCATACGCTTAATTTTCCGAATTGAAGGCATCCCTAATCTGTCGAGGCGAATTGCTCCACGAGCCATAGTTGGGAACATATGGAAGGAGTCGTATAACTTGAGTTGATGCTCTGGATGAGAGACGCCCACATTGGACAATGCATCAGCGACTGTGTTAGCTTCCCTATAACAATGTGAAAAACGATCAGGATCTTCCACGAACTGCCAAATCTGCCTAATCTCTCGTCGAATCTTCCAAGGGCAGTGTATACGTTTCTGAAGAATTCCAATTAATACCAAAGAATCCGATTGAATATAGAGATTTTCAAAACCCCTATGTATGGATGTTTGAATGCCAATAAGAAGAGCCCGGGCCTCTGCACTTAGACATGTAGTTTCTCCAAGATATGCCGAAAAACCAATCAAAGGAATACCATGTGAATCCCGAAGAACCCCACCTCCTCCACCCAAACCTGGATTACCCTTAGAACAGCCATCTGTATTTAGTGTAAAACGACCAGTTTCCTTTGGTTCCCAATAAACAAGTTTGTACGTGAGATAAATGTGAGATGAATATGGCCAGTCGTACAAATGATAGAATGAATGAGCCTTGAAAACCTGTTTGAAATAAATTTCCACAATGGTCTGAATTTCCAAGGAAATGGCAAGACAAATGGCGCGCGATCTCATGTGGACATCCTCAAATAatgctttatttcttgctttccaaatttgccaacATACTATATTCGGAAGAATTCGTCCAATGAATCGCTGTATCTCTGAATCATATGAGTGCAACCACCAACCCACTATACGGGAGCGTAAAGAAGAACCAGGAAAAGTCAATCCACATGAAGctccaaaataattccaaactgtTGAAGCTATATGGCCTTTGGAAAATAAATGTTCAATTGACTCCTCAGAAGCGGAATCGCAGCAGAAACACTTTGATGGTAAATGTAAACCAAGTTTACATAACCTATCCGGTAAAGGTAGCCTCTCCAGCAACAATCTTAACATGAAGAATGAAATTTTGAGTGGGATCTGAGGATGCCAAATGCTATCAAAAACCATAGACTTGTTTCGTGCTTGCCTAATATCCTGAAATGCCGAAGCTAGAGAGAAGTTTCCAGATGTTGTGGACATCCAAATGACTTCAGCTTCACCCCAGTCTTCCGGGACTGGATGCTCTAAAATAGAGGGAACCAAATCTGTAGGCAATGTTTGATATAATCTAATCACATCCCAGTGTCCATTGATGATAAAATCACCAAACGACAAATTAGAGACCACCGTCATACGGAGAAACAAGGCACCCCCTCCCAACCAATTGTCGTACCAAAAATGACAAGCTCCGTTTTTGATATCCCATAGCATAGATAGTTCCACTTGTCGACTTACATTGACCATCCTTCTCCAGATTGCGGAATCCATTGATCTGATTTCTACCTGACAAGGATGTAGTAGTCTACAATACTTAGCTTTCATGAACGAAGCCCACAACGAGCATCCCTTTCTGAAGTTCCACCAAAGCTTGAATGAGAATGCTGTGTAGATGTCCTGTAACCTGCGAAAACCAACTCCTCCCTCATCTACCGGATAGCACATTTGAGACCACCGTATCCAGTGAAATTTAGACTCTTCAGAGGATGACCCCCATAGGAAGGTCGAGAAGGCTTTTTCTATAGTTCTAAATACCTTACCTGGGATAACCGCTGCTGACAACAGATGTACTGGCATCATTGCTAACACATGTTTGATTAGAACTATTTTGCCTCCAAGAGAAAGCATCCTTGATTTCCATGACCTTATTCTCCCTAGGATAGATTGGCAAACTTCCCCAAAATATGATGATTTACATCTGCCAAAGTAGAGGGGGAATCCCAAATAACGTATCGGAAATGGGTGATAATTGAATTTGGTTATACGTTCAATCACCCTTCTTCGTGCCAGTGATATCGAAGGATGTACTAAGTAACAACTTTTCAGCACATTTATCAATTGTCCAGAACACCTTTGATACGCATCTAGCACCCGCATGATAAGCTTTAGAGAATAAGAGGATCCATTTGAAAAAATTAGAATATCATCCGCAAAAGCCAAATGAGTTATAGTAGGACATGCAAAG is a window encoding:
- the LOC113757033 gene encoding uncharacterized protein LOC113757033, whose product is MEEAGVLDVGFSGANFTWSNNRRGRARVSKRLDRFLINGSCLDFSDVISVLHLPRHPSDHAPLKITFSDRSDNSPRPFRFLNVWTTKPELLDVIRQAWNQDVSGSPLRVLCSKLLATRRAIHTWNKQHFGNIFDAVRSAEEVVKQAEESMDQYASEEFQVELSKAQAELRNALSIEEQFWSQKARAKWLKQGDRNSKYFHAVVRQRRIKGMIHRIKKSNGVWVDTNADIATEAISYFSDLFTGYLESSSGMRHMIPHMISEEENRKLEEVPSIEEIHRVLKSMDGDSAAGPDGFTGKFFTFAWEIIAQDVYKAILSFFCGAELPRFITSTSIVLIPKNPNPQEFSHYRPISLCNFFNKLLSRILADRVASLLPKIISPQQTGFVKGRNITENFLLAQEVVSGIGKKTRGGNVVMKLDMSKAYDRVAWDHIIGVLRRFGFGERFIDLVWRLISNVWFSIIINGASHGFFKSTRGLRQGDPLSPALFIIGAEVLSRGLNNLAMQPGFVGFKVPFACPTITHLAFADDILIFSNGSSYSLKLIMRVLDAYQRCSGQLINVLKSCYLVHPSISLARRRVIERITKFNYHPFPIRYLGFPLYFGRCKSSYFGEVCQSILGRIRSWKSRMLSLGGKIVLIKHVLAMMPVHLLSAAVIPGKVFRTIEKAFSTFLWGSSSEESKFHWIRWSQMCYPVDEGGVGFRRLQDIYTAFSFKLWWNFRKGCSLWASFMKAKYCRLLHPCQVEIRSMDSAIWRRMVNVSRQVELSMLWDIKNGACHFWYDNWLGGGALFLRMTVVSNLSFGDFIINGHWDVIRLYQTLPTDLVPSILEHPVPEDWGEAEVIWMSTTSGNFSLASAFQDIRQARNKSMVFDSIWHPQIPLKISFFMLRLLLERLPLPDRLCKLGLHLPSKCFCCDSASEESIEHLFSKGHIASTVWNYFGASCGLTFPGSSLRSRIVGWWLHSYDSEIQRFIGRILPNIVCWQIWKARNKALFEDVHMRSRAICLAISLEIQTIVEIYFKQVFKAHSFYHLYDWPYSSHIYLTYKLVYWEPKETGRFTLNTDGCSKGNPGLGGGGGVLRDSHGIPLIGFSAYLGETTCLSAEARALLIGIQTSIHRGFENLYIQSDSLVLIGILQKRIHCPWKIRREIRQIWQFVEDPDRFSHCYREANTVADALSNVGVSHPEHQLKLYDSFHMFPTMARGAIRLDRLGMPSIRKIKRMKG